The Vitis riparia cultivar Riparia Gloire de Montpellier isolate 1030 unplaced genomic scaffold, EGFV_Vit.rip_1.0 scaffold627_pilon_pilon, whole genome shotgun sequence genome has a segment encoding these proteins:
- the LOC117910160 gene encoding beta-amyrin 28-monooxygenase-like, translated as MSIADPEYVEMICHHFQILNEGFLSVPIDIPGTTFNRALKASKFIHNELLAIIRKRKMELEQKGDSATRDLLSHMLLASDENCNVKSEMEISTQVICLLFATHHTTSSVITFILKYLAEFPDVYSKVLKEQMEIAESKGPEGFLKWDDIQKMKYTWNVANETMRLTPPVQGTFREAITDFTYAGFTIPKGWKMHWNVNTTHRDPKYFPDPEEFNPSRFEGKGPQPFTFVPFGGGPRMCPGREYARAQVLAFIHNVVTRFKWEKVDPCEKVAYNPSPIPSKGFPIRLQPLQNGFI; from the exons ATGAGCATTGCAGATCCTGAGTATGTTGAGATGATTTGTCATCACTTCCAGATTTTGAACGAAGGATTCCTTTCTGTGCCTATAGATATTCCTGGGACGACATTCAACCGTGCTCTCAAAGCCAGCAAATTCATTCACAATGAGCTTCTAGCAATCATCAGAAAGCGAAAAATGGAGTTAGAGCAGAAGGGAGACTCTGCTACTAGAGACCTACTGTCTCACATGCTCTTAGCATCAGATGAAAACTGTAATGTTAAGAGTGAGATGGAGATCAGTACTCAAGTTATTTGTCTGCTTTTTGCTACCCATCACACCACAAGTTCTGTCATCACATTCATCCTCAAGTACCTGGCCGAGTTCCCTGATGTCTATAGCAAAGTCTTAAAAG aGCAAATGGAGATTGCAGAGAGCAAAGGTCCGGAAGGATTTCTGAAGTGGGATGACATTCAAAAGATGAAATATACTTGGAATGTGGCAAATGAAACAATGAGGCTAACCCCACCTGTGCAAGGAACTTTTAGAGAAGCCATAACTGACTTCACCTATGCAGGTTTTACAATTCCAAAGGGATGGAAG ATGCATTGGAATGTAAATACAACACATAGAGATCCCAAGTATTTTCCTGATCCCGAGGAATTCAATCCCTCGAGGTTTGAAGGAAAAGGGCCTCAACCATTCACTTTTGTGCCTTTTGGGGGAGGGCCTCGGATGTGCCCCGGAAGGGAATATGCTCGAGCGCAGGTACTTGCATTCATACATAATGTGGTGACAAGATTCAAATGGGAGAAAGTAGATCCCTGTGAAAAGGTTGCATATAATCCATCACCCATTCCTTCCAAGGGCTTCCCAATTCGCCTCCAGCCTCTACAAAATGGATTTATTTAA